A genomic region of Pseudoxanthomonas suwonensis contains the following coding sequences:
- the pcnB gene encoding polynucleotide adenylyltransferase PcnB, with the protein MPINPHSLPQPILRSIPRDQHTISRRDISPNALRVLYRLREGGFGAYLVGGAVRDLLLGLHPKDFDVATDATPEQVKQLFRNCRLIGRRFRLAHVVYGREIIEVATFRANVDDGSGDRELEDGRLVRDNVYGSIEDDAIRRDFTCNALYYAIEDFSVRDYTGGFEDVQARTMRLIGDPETRYREDPVRMLRAVRLAAKLGFSIEPATAAPIPLLASLLGEAAPARLFEEMLKLFLSGHAVASFEGLEAHGLLGAVLPETAAALRSNRSGALRRMLLQGLSNTDARVAADEPVSPAFLFALLLWPAYCRALAGLQAQGMHAEEAQRRAADRVTLHQVQTIALPKRFSLPMQEIWLLQTRFASRQRKRVFRLLTHPRFRAAYDFLVLRLAASDSHAGDVEFWKQAQQSSGDELSASLEAASAAGEAGDAPERKRRRRRRRPSAAASAE; encoded by the coding sequence ATGCCCATCAATCCGCACTCCCTCCCGCAGCCCATCCTGCGCAGCATCCCGCGCGACCAGCACACGATTTCCCGCCGGGACATCAGCCCCAATGCGCTGCGCGTGCTCTACCGCCTGCGCGAAGGCGGTTTCGGCGCCTACCTGGTCGGCGGCGCGGTCCGCGACCTGCTGCTGGGCCTGCACCCCAAGGACTTCGACGTGGCCACCGACGCCACGCCCGAGCAGGTCAAGCAGCTGTTCCGCAACTGCCGCCTGATCGGCCGCCGCTTCCGCCTGGCCCACGTGGTCTACGGCAGGGAGATCATCGAGGTCGCCACCTTCCGCGCCAACGTCGACGACGGCAGCGGCGACCGCGAGCTCGAAGACGGGCGGCTGGTCCGCGACAACGTCTACGGTAGCATCGAGGACGACGCGATCCGCCGCGACTTCACCTGCAACGCCCTCTACTACGCGATCGAGGATTTCTCGGTGCGCGACTACACCGGCGGATTCGAGGACGTGCAGGCGCGGACCATGCGCCTGATCGGCGACCCGGAGACCCGCTACCGCGAGGACCCAGTGCGGATGCTGCGCGCGGTGCGGCTGGCGGCCAAGCTCGGCTTCAGCATCGAGCCGGCGACCGCCGCGCCGATCCCGCTGCTGGCGTCGCTGCTGGGCGAGGCCGCCCCGGCGCGCCTGTTCGAGGAAATGCTCAAGCTGTTCCTGTCCGGGCACGCGGTGGCCAGCTTCGAGGGCCTGGAGGCCCACGGCCTGCTCGGCGCGGTGTTGCCGGAAACGGCGGCGGCGCTGCGCTCCAACCGCAGCGGCGCCCTGCGGCGGATGCTGCTGCAGGGCCTGAGCAACACCGATGCACGGGTGGCCGCCGACGAGCCGGTGTCGCCGGCCTTCCTGTTCGCGCTGCTGCTGTGGCCGGCCTACTGCCGCGCCCTGGCCGGGCTGCAGGCGCAAGGCATGCATGCCGAGGAAGCGCAGCGCCGCGCTGCCGACCGGGTCACCCTGCACCAGGTGCAGACGATCGCGCTGCCCAAGCGCTTCTCGCTGCCGATGCAGGAGATCTGGCTGCTGCAGACGCGCTTCGCCTCGCGCCAGCGCAAGCGGGTGTTCCGCCTGCTTACGCACCCGCGCTTCCGCGCCGCCTACGACTTCCTGGTGCTGCGCCTGGCCGCGTCCGATTCGCACGCCGGCGACGTGGAGTTCTGGAAGCAGGCCCAGCAAAGTTCCGGCGACGAGCTGTCGGCGAGCCTGGAGGCGGCCAGCGCCGCCGGCGAGGCCGGCGATGCGCCCGAGCGCAAGCGCCGCCGCCGGCGCCGCCGCCCGTCGGCCGCCGCCTCGGCCGAATGA
- the panB gene encoding 3-methyl-2-oxobutanoate hydroxymethyltransferase produces MSVHAEQKPWTVPALAEAKRQGRRLAMLTAYDAGFARTLDRNGIDLVLVGDSLGMVVQGHGSTLPVTVADVAYHTAAVARALTRALLLADLPFQSDATPERALDASVALLQAGAQMVKLEGAGPKLDVIRFLAARDIPVCAHLGLTPQSVLKLGGFKVQGREQQAAARLLADAQAVAEAGASLLVLECVPTALAQRITAAVPIPTIGIGAGPHCDGQVLVLHDFLGLDSGHRRPRFVKDFLAEGGSVAGAVRAYADAVRDGSFPDADHAYA; encoded by the coding sequence ATGAGCGTACATGCCGAGCAGAAGCCCTGGACCGTGCCGGCGCTGGCCGAGGCCAAGCGCCAGGGGCGCCGCCTGGCGATGCTGACCGCCTACGACGCCGGGTTCGCCCGCACCCTGGACCGCAACGGCATCGACCTGGTCCTGGTCGGCGATTCGCTGGGCATGGTGGTGCAGGGCCACGGCTCGACCCTGCCGGTGACGGTGGCCGACGTGGCCTACCACACCGCTGCGGTGGCCCGTGCGCTGACCCGGGCGCTGTTGCTGGCCGACCTGCCGTTCCAGTCCGACGCGACCCCCGAGCGCGCGCTGGACGCCTCGGTGGCGCTGCTGCAGGCCGGCGCGCAGATGGTCAAGCTGGAAGGCGCTGGGCCCAAGCTCGACGTGATCCGGTTCCTGGCCGCGCGCGACATCCCGGTCTGCGCGCACCTGGGCCTGACCCCGCAGTCGGTGCTCAAGCTCGGCGGCTTCAAGGTGCAGGGCCGCGAGCAGCAGGCCGCGGCGCGGCTGCTGGCCGACGCACAGGCGGTGGCCGAGGCCGGCGCCTCGTTGCTGGTGCTCGAATGCGTGCCCACCGCGCTGGCACAGCGGATCACCGCCGCGGTGCCGATCCCGACCATCGGCATCGGTGCCGGCCCGCACTGCGACGGCCAGGTGCTGGTGCTGCACGATTTCCTGGGCCTGGACAGCGGCCATCGCCGGCCGCGCTTCGTCAAGGATTTCCTCGCCGAGGGCGGATCGGTGGCCGGCGCGGTGCGCGCCTACGCCGACGCGGTGCGCGACGGCAGCTTCCCCGACGCCGACCACGCCTACGCCTGA
- the folK gene encoding 2-amino-4-hydroxy-6-hydroxymethyldihydropteridine diphosphokinase: MSAPVHACIGLGANLGNPEAAVRRAAEALTGLPDTRVLALSRLYRTPAWGQVDQPDFVNAAALLKTGLEPEKLLQELLRIEREAGRDRAATTASRRWGPRVLDLDLLLYAGRVVDLPGLRVPHPHLHERAFALVPLAEIAPAEPFPGHGTVADALRGVDAEGIVPLADPARID, encoded by the coding sequence ATGAGCGCGCCGGTCCACGCCTGCATAGGTCTCGGCGCCAACCTCGGCAATCCAGAGGCGGCCGTGCGCCGCGCCGCCGAAGCGCTGACCGGGCTGCCGGACACGCGGGTGCTGGCGCTGTCGCGGCTGTACCGGACCCCGGCCTGGGGCCAGGTCGACCAGCCGGACTTCGTCAACGCCGCCGCCCTGCTGAAGACCGGGCTGGAGCCCGAAAAGCTGCTCCAGGAACTGCTGCGGATCGAGCGCGAGGCTGGCCGCGACCGTGCGGCCACGACCGCGTCCCGCCGCTGGGGACCGCGCGTGCTGGACCTGGACCTGCTGCTGTACGCCGGCCGGGTCGTGGACCTGCCCGGGCTGCGGGTGCCGCATCCGCACCTGCACGAGCGCGCTTTCGCCCTGGTGCCACTGGCGGAGATCGCCCCGGCCGAGCCGTTCCCCGGCCACGGTACGGTCGCCGACGCCCTGCGCGGGGTCGATGCCGAGGGCATCGTGCCACTGGCCGATCCGGCCAGAATCGACTGA
- the panC gene encoding pantoate--beta-alanine ligase, giving the protein MIETITGLDALRERVRGWKREGLRVGFVPTMGNLHAGHYSLVMLARQYADRVVSSVFVNPTQFGPSEDFTRYPRTPAADTAGLEGAGCDVLWLPTVESMYPFGVELASKVHVPGVSAVLEGECRPGHFDGVCTVVSRLFNQVQPDLAAFGKKDYQQLAVIRQLVADLQFPIEIIGGGIVREADGLAMSSRNQYLGPDQRPRAAAIHRALRDMRQAHLDGAPRAVVEAQARAQLEAVGFAVDYAALRRPDLSGPDDGEAGPRVALVAARLGTTRLIDNLEF; this is encoded by the coding sequence ATGATCGAGACCATCACCGGACTGGACGCCCTGCGCGAGCGCGTGCGCGGCTGGAAGCGCGAGGGCCTGCGGGTGGGCTTCGTGCCGACCATGGGCAACCTGCATGCCGGCCACTATTCGCTGGTGATGCTGGCCCGGCAGTATGCCGACCGGGTGGTGTCCAGCGTGTTCGTCAATCCGACCCAGTTCGGGCCGAGCGAGGACTTCACCCGCTATCCGCGCACGCCGGCCGCCGACACCGCCGGGCTGGAAGGCGCCGGTTGCGACGTGCTGTGGCTGCCGACGGTGGAGTCGATGTATCCCTTCGGCGTGGAGCTCGCCTCGAAGGTGCACGTGCCGGGCGTGAGCGCGGTGCTGGAGGGCGAGTGCCGCCCGGGGCACTTCGACGGCGTCTGCACCGTGGTCAGCCGCCTGTTCAACCAGGTCCAGCCGGACCTGGCCGCGTTCGGCAAGAAGGACTACCAGCAGCTGGCGGTGATCCGGCAGCTGGTGGCCGACCTGCAGTTCCCGATCGAGATCATCGGCGGCGGCATCGTCCGCGAGGCCGACGGCCTGGCGATGAGTTCGCGCAACCAGTACCTGGGGCCGGACCAGCGCCCGCGCGCGGCGGCCATCCACCGCGCGCTGCGCGACATGCGCCAGGCGCACCTGGACGGCGCGCCGCGCGCGGTGGTCGAGGCGCAGGCGCGCGCGCAGCTTGAGGCGGTCGGCTTCGCGGTCGACTACGCCGCGCTGCGCCGCCCGGACCTGTCCGGGCCGGACGACGGCGAGGCCGGTCCGCGCGTGGCCCTGGTGGCGGCGCGGCTGGGCACGACCCGGCTGATCGACAACCTCGAGTTCTGA